AAAGTCACTCTTGCAGCCACTTCCCAGAAAAGGTGCAAGAAATAACCACGGACAGATCACTATACGAAGCCAAGGTGGTGGTCATAAACGTAAGTATCGTTTAGTGGATTTTAAGAGAACAAAACTGGAAGTGCCTGCGAAGGTTGCGGCGATCGAATATGATCCCAATAGGTCCGCTCGTATTGCTCTTCTGTTTTATGCAGACGGTGAGAAGGCTTATATACTGGCACCAGTAGGACTTAATGTCGGCGATCAAATAGTCTCTAGCGACACAGCGGATATTAAGCCGGGCAACAGTCTCAGCTTAAAGGCCATTCCAGTGGGTACGCAAATTCATAACATTGAGTTAAGGCCTGGTAAGGGAGCTCAATTGGTAAGGGGCGCGGGGACAGCTGCTTCTTTAGTTGCAAGAGAAAATGAGTATTGCCTGGTAAAGCTTCCTTCCGGTGAAGTAAGAAAAGTTTTGAGTGTATGTAGGGCAACCATTGGTCAGGTTGGTAACACTGATAATGAGAACATTGAGCTTGGTAAAGCGGGCAGGAATCGCTGGAGAGGCAAAAGGCCTAAAGTTCGCGGTATGGCTATGAACCCGATTGATCACCCACTTGGTGGTGGTGAGGGTCGTGGTAAAGGGCATCACCCGGTTACGCCTTGGGGTCAACCGAGCAAGGGATATAAAACTCGAAATATCAAGCGCACTAACAGCATGATTGTTAAGCGTAGAAAGTAAGGAGTTAGAGAGTGGCAAGGTCGATTAAAAAAGGACCCTTTATTGATGATCACCTTCTTAAGAAGGTTGTGGCAGGACGTGGCGATAAGAAAGTCATCAAAACTTGGTCTCGCCGGTCAACGGTAATTCCCGACATGGTCGGAGTTACTCTTGCTGTTCACAACGGGAAGAAGTTTGTTCCAGTTTATGTGACTGAAAATATGATTGGGCACAAGTTGGGCGAGTTTGCTCCGACAAGAACATTTCATGGGCACGCAGAAAAGAAATCTGCGGCTCCTGTTAAGAAGTGATTGAGGATCGAAAGATGGAAGTGAAAGCAAAACTAAGATTTGCACGTGTTGGGGCACAAAAGGCGAGACTAGTTGCGGATCTGGTCCGTAACAAGAACGTCAATGATGCGCTGAAAATTTTGGCAACAACGCATAAAAAGTCCGCAGTTATGGTTAAGAAGTTGATTGAGTCGGCGGTTGCAAACGCAGTTCAGGGGCAAACTGTAGATCCTGATAGTTTGTTTGTGAAATCGATATCTGTAGATGCTGGTCCAGTCATGAAGCGATACGTACCAAAGGCACAAGGTAGAGCTTCAGAAGTGAGAAAGAAGACAAGCCACATCAATTTGATTTTGGACGAGAGGTAAGAGTGGGACAAAAAGTCAATCCGGTAGGATTTCGTTTAGGTGTAATAAGAACTTGGGACTCTCGATGGTTCTCTAAGGGGCGAGTTTACGCTCAGAATCTTCACGAAGATTTCAGATTGAGATCGTTTGTGAAAAAGCACCTCCGAAATGCGGGTGTCGGCAAAATTGAACTGGAGCGAGCGGCAAACAAGGTTAAAGTCATTATTTCGACAGCTCGACCTGGAGTAGTTATTGGTAAGAAAGGGGCTGGAATTGACGCCTTGAGAGCTGAAGTTCAAAAGCTAACCCCAAATGAAGTTTTCTTAAATATTCAGGAAGTTAGAAAGCCAGATACAGATGCTCAGCTCGCAGCCGAGAGTTTGGCAATGCAGCTTGAAAAGCGTGTTTCGTGGAGAAGAGCTCTTAAAAAGGCCATTCAAGCGGCAATTCGCGGAGGCGTTCGAGGAGTTAAGATTCGAGTGAGTGGGCGTCTAGATGGTGCAGAGATCGCTCGTTCGGAGTGGTACACAGAGAAGAGCGTTCCACTTCACACCTTGCGGGCGGATATCGATTATGGAACCGCAGAAGCGTTAACAACGTACGGACTTATAGGAATTAAGGTGTGGATCTATAAAGGCGATATTATGTCGGCTAAGGAGATCGAGGAGGCGCAACGTGTTAAGTCCTAAGAAGGTCAAATACCGTAAACAGCACCGGCCAAGTGGCGATGGTTTGGCTTATCGTGGAAGCAACGTAGCTTTTGGAGATTTTGCCCTGCAAGCCTCTGAAGCCGGCTGGATTTCAGCTCGGCAAATCGAGGCTAGTCGTATTGCAATCTCCAGATATGTTAAGCGTGGTGGAAAAATTTGGATTCGGATTTTTCCGGATCGATCGATTACTAAGAAGGCTGCTGAGACACGAATGGGAAGCGGTAAGGGAAATCCAGAGTACTGGGTTGCCCCGGTTTTACCAGGCAGAGTCCTCTTTGAAATGAACGGCGTTACTAGAGAGCAGGCAGCTGAGGCGTTTCGCCTAGCGGGTCACAAGCTTCCTATTAAGACAAGGTTTTTGGCGAGGTAATTTATATGAAGTTTTCAGAAGTACAGACTTTGTCTGCAGAAGAGATTAAAAAGAAACTTGAAGAAACTCGAGAAAGTTTTTTTCACGCGCGCATGAAGAACTCCATGGGACAGTTGGGTAACCCGATGGAAGTGCGTTTTTTACGAAAAGATATTGCTAGGCTAAAAACGGCATTAGTACAAAAGCTTTCGAGATAAGTTTAGGTAGGTAAAAAATATGGTAAAGCAAGCGAAGACGGAAGAATCGACGAAATCAAGGGCAGCAAGGCAGGAAGTTGTTGGTGAAGTTGTCAGCGACAAAATGAATAAAACGATCTCAGTAGTTGTGTTTCGTCAGGTGAAGCACGCTAAGTATGGCAAATATATGCGCCGAAGATCTGAGTTCAAAGCCCATGACGAGCAGAACGAAGCTAAAGTTGGTGACAAAGTTTTGATCGTTGAAGCGCGACCTTTGAGTAAAACGAAGCGATGGCGACTAAAAACCATTCTTGAAAAAGCTGTGACTGAAGGAAACTAAGACGATGATACAGATGCAAACACGATTAAAAGTGGCAGACAACTCGGGAGCGAAGGAAGTGATGTGCGTCAAGGTTCTAGGTGGATCTAAGAGACGCTACGCCTCGATTGGGGATATCATCATCGTTTCTGTTAAGGATGCGCTTCCGAATTCGAAGGTTAAAAAGGGCGACGTAGCTAAGGCGGTAGTGGTAAGGTCGATTCAAAAAGTAAGACGGCCCGACGGAAGTTACATCCGTTTTGACGACAACAGCGCAGTATTGATCAAAGGCGATAAAGAGCCAATTGGAACTCGTATTTTTGGGCCCGTTGCAAGAGAGCTAAGAGCAAAACAGTTCATTAAGATTGTTTCGCTAGCTCCTGAAGTAATTTGAGGAGTATCAAGGTGAACCGTTTAGAGGAAAAGTATCGAACAGATGTTATCGGAGAGCTTTCAAGGCAATTCTCTTTTAAGAATCCTATGCAAGTTCCTCGCTTAAATAAGATCGTCGTAAATGTCTGTGTTGGTGAAGCTACTCAAAATTCAAAGCTCATCAATACAACTGTTGAGGAAATTGCTAAGATTACTGGTCAAAAACCAGTAGTCACAAAGGCAAAACAGGCGATTTCGAATTTTAAATTGAGAAAAGGTATGCCCATTGGTTGTTGTGTAACTCTTCGAAACGAACGTATGTGGGCGTTTATGGATAGATTGGTCTCGGTAGCCTTGCCTCGTGTGCGCGACTTTAAAGGGCTTCCCCCAAAAGGCTTTGATGGGCGTGGCAATTACAACATGGGACTTAAAGAACAGATCGTGTTTCCGGAAATTGACTATGACAAAGTTGATAGCGTTCGCGGAATGAATATTACTTTTGGAACATCGGCAAAAACGGATGAAGAAGGCCGGGCCCTTTTGTCGGCTTTAGGTATGCCGTTTAGGAAGTAGGAGAGAGTATGGATACGATAAGTGAATTTTTAACAAGAGTCAGAAATGCTCAGGCAGCCGGGCACCCAAAGGTTGATATTCCCAGCTCGAATATGAGGTCGTCTATCGCTCATATACTAAAGGCTGAAGGATTTATTAGAGACTTCAAGGTTGCGAAGGATGGACGACAGGGCATGATGAGGGTTTATTTGAAGTTCGCAGCCTCCGGGCGTCCCGTCATCAACAGTCTAAAAAGAGTGAGTCGTCCTGGCCGCCGTGTGTATGTGAAATCAGACGAGATTCCAAAGGTTCAGTCAGGATTTGGTGTTACTGTTTTAAGCACAAATAAAGGGCTGGTAACGGGAGCTCAAGCGGAAAAAGAAAAGCTGGGCGGAGAGCTGCTGTTTAAGGTTTATTAATTGAGTCGATAGAACGACGGAGTATGGTTATGTCTCGTATTGGTAAGTTAGCTGTGACATTCGACAAAAGTATTCAGGTGAATGTGTCGCCCGAGAATGAAGTAGTCATAAAGGGTGCGAAGTTCAACAAGACAATTCCGATGAAAAGAAATGTGAAGGCTGTTGTTGATGGTAACCAGATCGTATTACAGAGGATCGATGACTCTAAGGAGTCAAAGTCTTTGCATGGTGCGTATCGTACATTGGTCTACAATGCGATTGTCGGCGCCACTCAGGGGTTCACAAGAACTCTTGAACTTGTAGGCGTAGGTTATAGAGCTGGAGTTAAAGGCAAGATGCTTGAGTTAACTCTGGGTTACAGTCATCCAATTGAATATCCGATTCCACAAGGCATTGAGATTAAAGTCGAAAAACAGACTTCAGTTACTGTGTCAGGGCCTGATAAGGAACTTGTAGGACAGGTTGCCGCAAAGATCAGGAGTTTTAGAGAGCCTGAGCCCTTTCTTGGAAAAGGTGTTAAATATTCTGATGAAGTGATTCGAAGGAAAGCAGGAAAGGCGGCAGGTAAGTGAGGAAAATATGCGAGTAACGTTTAAAAAGAGAACAAGTGTAAAAGAGACTTCTAGATTAAAGAAGCGCTTAAGAATTCGCAAGAAAGTTACCGGTACAGCTGAGAGGCCCCGACTAACAATCTTTAGGAGTACAACTCAGTTAACCACGCAGTTGATCGACGACACTGCCGGAAAGACGCTTGCTGCAGCTTCGACATCTAAGTTGGCTGGCGTTAAGAGCAAGAAGAATAAAGAAGCAGCTCGAGAACTTGGTAAAACCATCGCAAAACTTGCTGTGGGCAAGAATATTAAAGCTGTGGTGTTTGATAGAAGTGGGCTACTTTATCATGGAAAAGTTAAAGAATTCGCAGAATCGGCTCGCGAATCTGGACTAGAGTTTTAGTAGGGTACAAATTATGACTGAAAATATGCAGGATTTTGAAGAGAGAGTGGTTTCGATCAAACGTGTTGCTAAGGTGGTAAAGGGTGGACGACGATTTTCGTTTTCAGCTCTAGTCGTCGTTGGTAACGGCACCGGCCGAGTGGGTTTTGGCCTTGGAAAGGCGGGGGAAGTTCCAGCCGCAATTTCGAAGGCGGGCCGAAGCGCAAAGAAGAACTTTAAGGATGTTAAGATAGAGAACGGCACCATTCCTCATGAAATAATTGGTTTTTTCGGCTCTGCGAAAGTTGTCATGATGCCGGCGGCTCCAGGCACTGGAGTCATTGCGGGTGGAGCTATCCGTGCAATTCTTGAAGCGGTAGGAGTCAGAAATATTCTTACGAAGTGTGTTGGAACCACAAATCCGCACAACGCCGTAAGAGCTACTATGAATGGTTTGTTGAGACTTCAAACTGCTGAAGATATCAAATCTGATAGGGCATAGTTCTTAAGACATCAGCTTAGCTCCTTTTCTTTGAAAAGTAGCGAGGCCGAAAAAAATAAACCATCGTGGCCTCCAAACGTTGTTTGAGGCTGAAGAAATGGATGTTGTGAAAGGAGTTTTTCGTGGCAAAAAAATTTGAAGTGACCCTTAAGAAGAGTCTTATTGGCGCCACCAAAACACAGTTGCGAACAGCAGAGGCTTTAAACCTAAGAAAAATTGGTCAAAAGGTGGTTTTGGGCGACAATCCAGCTAACCGCGGTCAAGTTTTAAAACTTCAACACCTTCTATCCGTAGAAGTTATAAAGGCTTAAGCTGATTTTGTTTTTTCTAGAACTGTATTAATGATTTAGGGAGTATTTATGAGTTTGCTCAGCGAATTGAAACCGAATGCCGGTTCACGAGGTAGAGAAAAACGTCGAGGAAGAGGTGATGGTTCGGGCCTTGGCGGAACAAGTGGTCGAGGGCACAAGGGTCAGAAAGCTCGGTCGGGCGGAAAAGTTCGGCGTGGATTTGAAGGTGGGCAAATGCCACTTTACCGCCGTCTTCCAAAGTTTGGCTTTAAGAACATCTTTAGGCAGGCTTACGATATCATCAATCTTGACCAGCTTAATCAGTTTGACGGAAAAGTAGAACTTGTAGATTTCACTCAGAAAGGGCTTGTTCAAGCTAGCTCTCGAGTGAAGATATTGGGTCGCGGTGAAGTTACAAAAAAACTCGAAGTTAGGGCTCACGCCTTTAGTGATTCCGCAAAACAAAAAATTGAAGCAGCTGGTGGAAAGATCGAGGTAATCTAGAGTGTCGGCGGTACAGGGGTTGGTTGGCAACGCAGAACTACGTAAGCGAATCCTCTTAACAATAGCGCTCATCTTGGTTTATCGCATTGGCGTCCACGTTCCCACTCCGGGTGTGGACGGTGCTGTGATGACTGCCTTTATGAACTCTAAGGGCGGACTCTTCAATTTATTCAACACATTTACGGGTGGTGCTCTAGAAAGATTCAGTGTTTTTGCCCTAGGAATCATGCCCTATATTTCGGCCTCCATTATTTTTCAATTGCTGACGGCCGTTGTTCCCTATTTGGAGGCATTGAAAAAAGAGGGGGCTCAAGGGCAGAAAAAAATCAATCAGTACACTCGTTATGCCACAGTGGCTCTTTCAGTTATTCAGGGATTTGGTATTAGCTCTTGGTTGAAGTCAGAGAATTTTAACGGTGTTCCTCTTGTACAGTCTGTATTTGTTGGGCCAATTCCTTTTGAAGTGATGACGATAATCACACTTACCGCCGGCACTTGTTTCATCATGTGGTTGGGTGAGCAGATATCGGAAAAGGGCATTGGTGACGGAGCAAGTCTCATCATTTTTGCGGGTATCGCCGCAGGTGTCCCAAGCGGCTTCACTA
This portion of the Bdellovibrionales bacterium CG10_big_fil_rev_8_21_14_0_10_45_34 genome encodes:
- a CDS encoding 50S ribosomal protein L2, whose product is MAIKVYRPYTSSRRHMTGHSFEEITKSFPEKSLLQPLPRKGARNNHGQITIRSQGGGHKRKYRLVDFKRTKLEVPAKVAAIEYDPNRSARIALLFYADGEKAYILAPVGLNVGDQIVSSDTADIKPGNSLSLKAIPVGTQIHNIELRPGKGAQLVRGAGTAASLVARENEYCLVKLPSGEVRKVLSVCRATIGQVGNTDNENIELGKAGRNRWRGKRPKVRGMAMNPIDHPLGGGEGRGKGHHPVTPWGQPSKGYKTRNIKRTNSMIVKRRK
- a CDS encoding 30S ribosomal protein S19, coding for MARSIKKGPFIDDHLLKKVVAGRGDKKVIKTWSRRSTVIPDMVGVTLAVHNGKKFVPVYVTENMIGHKLGEFAPTRTFHGHAEKKSAAPVKK
- a CDS encoding 50S ribosomal protein L22 → MEVKAKLRFARVGAQKARLVADLVRNKNVNDALKILATTHKKSAVMVKKLIESAVANAVQGQTVDPDSLFVKSISVDAGPVMKRYVPKAQGRASEVRKKTSHINLILDER
- a CDS encoding 30S ribosomal protein S3; amino-acid sequence: MGQKVNPVGFRLGVIRTWDSRWFSKGRVYAQNLHEDFRLRSFVKKHLRNAGVGKIELERAANKVKVIISTARPGVVIGKKGAGIDALRAEVQKLTPNEVFLNIQEVRKPDTDAQLAAESLAMQLEKRVSWRRALKKAIQAAIRGGVRGVKIRVSGRLDGAEIARSEWYTEKSVPLHTLRADIDYGTAEALTTYGLIGIKVWIYKGDIMSAKEIEEAQRVKS
- a CDS encoding 50S ribosomal protein L16; translated protein: MLSPKKVKYRKQHRPSGDGLAYRGSNVAFGDFALQASEAGWISARQIEASRIAISRYVKRGGKIWIRIFPDRSITKKAAETRMGSGKGNPEYWVAPVLPGRVLFEMNGVTREQAAEAFRLAGHKLPIKTRFLAR
- a CDS encoding 50S ribosomal protein L29, with the protein product MKFSEVQTLSAEEIKKKLEETRESFFHARMKNSMGQLGNPMEVRFLRKDIARLKTALVQKLSR
- a CDS encoding 30S ribosomal protein S17; its protein translation is MVKQAKTEESTKSRAARQEVVGEVVSDKMNKTISVVVFRQVKHAKYGKYMRRRSEFKAHDEQNEAKVGDKVLIVEARPLSKTKRWRLKTILEKAVTEGN
- a CDS encoding 50S ribosomal protein L14, whose protein sequence is MIQMQTRLKVADNSGAKEVMCVKVLGGSKRRYASIGDIIIVSVKDALPNSKVKKGDVAKAVVVRSIQKVRRPDGSYIRFDDNSAVLIKGDKEPIGTRIFGPVARELRAKQFIKIVSLAPEVI
- a CDS encoding 50S ribosomal protein L5, with the protein product MNRLEEKYRTDVIGELSRQFSFKNPMQVPRLNKIVVNVCVGEATQNSKLINTTVEEIAKITGQKPVVTKAKQAISNFKLRKGMPIGCCVTLRNERMWAFMDRLVSVALPRVRDFKGLPPKGFDGRGNYNMGLKEQIVFPEIDYDKVDSVRGMNITFGTSAKTDEEGRALLSALGMPFRK
- a CDS encoding 30S ribosomal protein S8, translated to MDTISEFLTRVRNAQAAGHPKVDIPSSNMRSSIAHILKAEGFIRDFKVAKDGRQGMMRVYLKFAASGRPVINSLKRVSRPGRRVYVKSDEIPKVQSGFGVTVLSTNKGLVTGAQAEKEKLGGELLFKVY
- a CDS encoding 50S ribosomal protein L6, which gives rise to MSRIGKLAVTFDKSIQVNVSPENEVVIKGAKFNKTIPMKRNVKAVVDGNQIVLQRIDDSKESKSLHGAYRTLVYNAIVGATQGFTRTLELVGVGYRAGVKGKMLELTLGYSHPIEYPIPQGIEIKVEKQTSVTVSGPDKELVGQVAAKIRSFREPEPFLGKGVKYSDEVIRRKAGKAAGK
- a CDS encoding 50S ribosomal protein L18 is translated as MRVTFKKRTSVKETSRLKKRLRIRKKVTGTAERPRLTIFRSTTQLTTQLIDDTAGKTLAAASTSKLAGVKSKKNKEAARELGKTIAKLAVGKNIKAVVFDRSGLLYHGKVKEFAESARESGLEF
- a CDS encoding 30S ribosomal protein S5 — its product is MTENMQDFEERVVSIKRVAKVVKGGRRFSFSALVVVGNGTGRVGFGLGKAGEVPAAISKAGRSAKKNFKDVKIENGTIPHEIIGFFGSAKVVMMPAAPGTGVIAGGAIRAILEAVGVRNILTKCVGTTNPHNAVRATMNGLLRLQTAEDIKSDRA
- a CDS encoding 50S ribosomal protein L30 — encoded protein: MAKKFEVTLKKSLIGATKTQLRTAEALNLRKIGQKVVLGDNPANRGQVLKLQHLLSVEVIKA
- a CDS encoding 50S ribosomal protein L15 is translated as MSLLSELKPNAGSRGREKRRGRGDGSGLGGTSGRGHKGQKARSGGKVRRGFEGGQMPLYRRLPKFGFKNIFRQAYDIINLDQLNQFDGKVELVDFTQKGLVQASSRVKILGRGEVTKKLEVRAHAFSDSAKQKIEAAGGKIEVI